A stretch of the Nitrospirota bacterium genome encodes the following:
- a CDS encoding UDP-glucuronic acid decarboxylase family protein, with the protein MRILVTGGAGFLGSHLCDRLLADGQEVLCLDNFFTGRKRNITHMLENPSFELVRHDLVLPILLEVDRIYHLACPASPIHYQYNPVKTIKTNILGTLNMLGIAKRTKARILLASTSEVYGDPAVHPQKEEYWGNVNPIGIRSCYDEGKRAAETLMMDYHRQSRVDVKIVRIFNTYGPRMLADDGRVVSNFIVQALQGRDITVYGEGSQTRSFCYVDDLIDGMIRMMGSEDFTGPVNLGNPEEYTILDLAKKIIAMTGSRSKIIHRPLPADDPTQRRPDITLAGSKLGWNPGVSVDEGLGRTIEHFKAELSRS; encoded by the coding sequence ATGAGGATACTGGTTACCGGCGGAGCCGGATTTCTGGGCTCGCATTTATGCGATCGGTTGCTTGCGGACGGGCAGGAGGTGCTCTGCCTCGACAACTTCTTCACGGGCAGGAAGAGGAACATCACCCACATGCTCGAAAACCCATCATTCGAACTGGTGCGGCATGACCTCGTGCTCCCGATCCTGCTTGAGGTGGATCGGATCTATCATCTCGCCTGCCCTGCGTCGCCGATCCATTACCAGTACAATCCTGTCAAAACCATCAAAACGAATATCCTGGGCACCCTGAACATGCTCGGAATCGCCAAGCGGACGAAGGCCAGGATACTGCTGGCGTCCACGTCCGAGGTCTATGGCGACCCGGCCGTCCACCCCCAGAAGGAAGAGTACTGGGGCAATGTGAACCCCATCGGCATCCGCAGCTGTTATGACGAAGGCAAACGCGCGGCCGAGACGCTCATGATGGACTACCATCGCCAGAGCCGCGTGGATGTCAAGATCGTGCGCATCTTCAACACCTACGGCCCTCGCATGCTTGCCGACGACGGAAGGGTCGTGAGCAATTTCATCGTCCAGGCGCTTCAGGGCAGGGATATAACGGTCTACGGCGAAGGATCGCAGACCCGCTCCTTCTGCTATGTGGACGATCTGATCGACGGGATGATCCGGATGATGGGCAGTGAGGACTTCACGGGCCCGGTGAATCTGGGCAATCCCGAGGAGTATACCATCCTTGACCTTGCGAAGAAGATCATCGCCATGACCGGTTCCCGTTCGAAGATCATCCATAGACCGCTCCCCGCCGACGATCCAACACAGCGAAGGCCCGATATCACGCTGGCCGGCAGTAAATTGGGGTGGAACCCCGGGGTCTCCGTTGACGAGGGGCTCGGGAGGACAATCGAGCATTTCAAGGCAGAGCTGTCCCGTTCTTGA
- the plsY gene encoding glycerol-3-phosphate 1-O-acyltransferase PlsY, with amino-acid sequence MTTLTPLFSIAFSYLFGAIPFGLVFSRLFSNIDVRTVGSGNIGATNVLRASGKKAAALTLLADCLKGYIPVLAAKLLLQNDWITVSCAAAAVLGHNYPVYLDFKGGKGVATSFGVILATVPLIGILCLAVWLAVAILGRYSSLAAIISFAAYPLLSFVFFHSSQPLGLLSLFIFGMIYYRHRENLKRLLSGTEPKIGQK; translated from the coding sequence ATGACTACCCTCACGCCACTCTTCTCCATCGCGTTTTCCTATCTGTTCGGAGCTATACCCTTCGGCCTCGTATTCAGCAGGCTGTTTTCGAATATCGACGTGCGGACCGTGGGCAGCGGCAACATAGGCGCGACAAACGTCCTGCGCGCCTCCGGGAAGAAGGCAGCGGCGCTGACTCTCCTTGCCGACTGCCTCAAAGGATACATACCGGTCCTTGCCGCGAAGCTCCTGCTCCAAAACGATTGGATCACGGTTTCATGCGCGGCGGCAGCCGTGCTCGGCCATAATTATCCCGTTTATCTCGACTTCAAGGGCGGAAAGGGGGTAGCAACAAGTTTCGGTGTCATACTTGCTACCGTCCCCCTGATCGGTATTCTTTGCCTCGCCGTCTGGCTCGCAGTGGCGATCCTTGGGCGTTATTCCTCGCTTGCCGCGATTATCTCCTTTGCCGCATATCCGCTCCTGTCCTTTGTTTTCTTCCACTCGTCACAGCCTTTGGGCCTGCTGTCACTCTTTATTTTTGGGATGATATACTACCGTCATCGTGAAAATCTGAAACGCCTTCTGTCCGGGACCGAACCGAAGATCGGGCAAAAGTAA
- the kdsB gene encoding 3-deoxy-manno-octulosonate cytidylyltransferase has translation MSKSSSVVAIIPARYGSTRFPGKALAPIKDKPMIQWVYERSRLSRLVTRVIVATDDERILRAVEAFGGEAVMTSASHQTGTDRIAEVARSEKADIVVNVQGDEPLIHPDMIDQAVRPLVDDPAIPMGTVCRRILDRSTAFDPNVVKVVFDGNGFALYFSRAPIPWDRDGWAGNGSLRDLPLTAPMYQHIGLYVYRRDFLLGYSGMRQTPLELLEKLEQLRALESGHRIKTVVTEHESFGVDIPGDLSKILKCLEEGKR, from the coding sequence ATGTCAAAATCTTCCTCGGTCGTAGCCATCATACCAGCCCGGTACGGCTCAACGCGATTTCCGGGAAAAGCGCTCGCCCCGATCAAGGATAAGCCCATGATCCAGTGGGTCTACGAGCGCTCGAGGCTGTCCCGTCTCGTGACGAGGGTCATTGTGGCAACGGATGATGAGCGGATCCTGCGGGCGGTCGAGGCCTTTGGCGGCGAGGCCGTCATGACATCGGCCAGCCACCAGACGGGCACGGACCGGATTGCCGAGGTTGCACGCTCGGAAAAGGCCGACATCGTGGTCAATGTGCAGGGAGACGAGCCACTGATCCATCCCGACATGATAGACCAGGCAGTGCGGCCGCTCGTCGACGACCCCGCAATCCCCATGGGGACCGTCTGCAGGAGGATCCTTGACCGCAGCACCGCTTTTGATCCCAACGTCGTCAAGGTCGTTTTTGACGGGAACGGATTCGCCCTCTATTTCTCCCGGGCGCCGATCCCCTGGGACCGGGACGGCTGGGCGGGGAATGGATCCCTCCGGGACCTTCCCCTCACCGCGCCGATGTACCAGCACATCGGCCTGTACGTCTACCGCAGGGATTTTCTTCTTGGTTATTCGGGAATGAGGCAGACCCCGCTCGAACTTCTGGAAAAGCTCGAACAGCTCCGGGCCCTCGAATCGGGCCATCGGATCAAGACCGTTGTGACCGAACACGAGTCCTTTGGTGTTGACATCCCGGGGGATTTGAGTAAAATACTGAAATGTTTGGAAGAAGGTAAACGATAG
- a CDS encoding CTP synthase, with translation MDKKKSPTKYIFVTGGVVSSLGKGLAAASIGALLESRGLKVTFLKLDPYINVDPGTMSPFQHGEVYVTDDGAETDLDLGHYERYGSVTTAQKNNFTSGRIYFNVISKERRGDYLGGTVQVVPHITDEIKRAITDLADDEDVVIVEIGGTIGDIESLPFLEAIRQLRYSLGRQNVLYVHLTLVPFIKAADELKTKPTQHSVKELLSIGIQPNILVCRSDRPIPKEMKRKIALFCNVEENAVITAQDVDTIYEVPLRLHEEGIDDRIVEFFELKTGKTDLKPWEEIVRRVKHPTKNVTIALVGKYIDLKEAYKSLCEALTHGGIANDARVDICWVDSEDIEVRGAHEMLKGMDGILVPGGFGIRGVEGKIAAVAYARERKIPYFGICLGMQCAVIETARSLAGIKSANSSEFDQQTPDPVIYLIEQWFDYRSQTVQKRDMSCDKGGSMRLGAYPCRIEQGTFAYEAYHAVEISERHRHRYEFNNRYKDVLKKAGLIISGTSPDGELVEIVELRGHPWFLGCQFHPEFKSTPRKPHPLFTAFIQASLKHKEQVRQP, from the coding sequence ATGGACAAGAAAAAGTCTCCGACCAAGTATATTTTCGTGACCGGCGGCGTCGTCTCTTCTCTGGGGAAGGGACTCGCCGCCGCATCCATCGGCGCGCTCCTGGAAAGCAGGGGGCTGAAAGTCACGTTCCTCAAGCTCGATCCCTATATCAATGTCGATCCCGGAACCATGAGCCCCTTCCAGCACGGCGAAGTCTACGTGACCGATGACGGCGCCGAAACGGACCTCGATCTCGGCCATTACGAACGGTACGGCAGCGTCACCACCGCCCAGAAGAATAACTTCACATCGGGCCGGATCTACTTCAACGTCATCAGCAAGGAGCGGCGGGGCGATTATCTGGGCGGTACGGTGCAGGTCGTGCCGCACATCACGGACGAGATCAAGCGGGCCATCACCGACCTGGCTGATGACGAGGACGTCGTGATCGTCGAGATCGGCGGTACGATCGGGGACATCGAAAGCCTGCCCTTCCTTGAGGCCATCCGGCAGCTTCGGTACAGTCTGGGGAGGCAGAACGTCCTCTATGTCCATCTCACGCTCGTACCGTTCATCAAGGCAGCCGACGAGCTCAAGACCAAGCCCACCCAGCACAGCGTCAAGGAGCTCCTTTCGATCGGTATCCAGCCGAACATCCTTGTGTGCCGGAGCGACCGGCCCATCCCGAAGGAGATGAAGCGCAAGATCGCGCTCTTCTGCAACGTCGAGGAGAACGCCGTCATCACGGCGCAGGACGTGGATACCATCTATGAAGTGCCTCTCCGCCTCCATGAGGAGGGGATTGACGACCGCATCGTTGAGTTCTTCGAACTCAAGACCGGGAAGACCGACTTGAAGCCGTGGGAGGAGATCGTCAGGCGCGTCAAGCATCCCACGAAGAACGTGACCATTGCCCTGGTCGGGAAGTACATCGATCTCAAGGAGGCGTACAAAAGCCTCTGCGAAGCGCTCACCCATGGCGGCATCGCCAACGATGCAAGGGTCGACATCTGCTGGGTCGACTCCGAGGACATAGAGGTCAGGGGAGCGCATGAGATGCTGAAGGGCATGGACGGCATCCTGGTACCCGGCGGATTCGGGATCCGGGGGGTCGAAGGAAAGATCGCTGCCGTGGCCTATGCGCGGGAGCGGAAGATACCTTACTTTGGCATCTGCCTCGGCATGCAGTGCGCCGTCATTGAAACGGCCCGGAGCCTGGCAGGCATCAAAAGTGCGAACAGCTCCGAGTTCGACCAGCAGACGCCGGACCCGGTCATTTATCTGATCGAACAGTGGTTCGATTACCGGTCTCAGACGGTGCAGAAGCGCGACATGTCGTGCGACAAGGGCGGCAGCATGCGCCTCGGCGCCTATCCCTGCAGGATCGAGCAGGGGACCTTTGCCTACGAGGCGTACCATGCGGTTGAGATCAGCGAACGGCACCGCCACCGGTATGAGTTCAACAACCGGTATAAAGACGTCCTGAAGAAGGCCGGGCTGATCATCAGCGGCACGTCGCCGGACGGTGAACTGGTGGAGATCGTGGAACTTCGCGGCCACCCCTGGTTCCTGGGCTGTCAGTTCCATCCCGAGTTCAAATCAACGCCGCGCAAACCGCACCCGCTCTTCACGGCGTTCATCCAGGCATCGCTGAAGCACAAGGAACAGGTGAGGCAGCCGTGA
- a CDS encoding UDP-glucose/GDP-mannose dehydrogenase family protein, which produces MRISVIGTGYVGLVTGTCLAESGNDVICMDIDGKKIDMLNAGRVPIYEPGLDELIRRNVSHGRLSFTTDMAHAVRSSDFIFIAVGTPPGEDGSADLKWVLGAASEVGRHMNGYKVVINKSTVPVGTGDKVRSAVASRTRHKFDVVSNPEFLKEGAAIEDFMKPDRVVIGSESPKAAALMQEMYAPFVRTGKPILVMDIRSAEMTKYVSNAMLATKISFINEMAVICAGLGADIDSVRKGMGYDRRIGFEFLFPGVGYGGSCFPKDVKALVQTAKEYGVDAKVLKAVEAVNESQKSLLSSLIRRHFASSAPKRKVAKKPLAGLTIAVWGLSFKPRTDDMREAPSVVVINSLLKAGAVVKAHDPIAGHEAGKIFKKRIVILSDGYEALRDADALAVVTEWNEFRTPDFKKMKRLMKKPVIFDGRNIYNQDELRKMGFTYYGIGRK; this is translated from the coding sequence ATGAGGATATCTGTCATCGGCACGGGTTATGTTGGTCTCGTGACGGGCACCTGCCTTGCCGAAAGCGGCAATGATGTGATCTGCATGGATATCGACGGGAAAAAGATCGATATGCTGAATGCCGGACGGGTGCCGATCTATGAGCCTGGGCTCGATGAACTGATCAGGAGGAACGTGAGCCACGGCCGGCTCAGTTTCACAACGGACATGGCCCATGCTGTGCGCAGTTCGGATTTTATTTTTATCGCCGTCGGCACGCCGCCCGGCGAAGACGGTTCTGCCGATCTGAAGTGGGTCCTGGGAGCGGCGAGCGAGGTCGGCAGGCACATGAACGGCTACAAGGTAGTCATCAACAAGAGCACGGTTCCCGTGGGCACCGGCGACAAGGTGAGGTCGGCGGTTGCATCCAGGACCCGGCACAAGTTTGATGTGGTGTCCAACCCGGAGTTCCTGAAGGAGGGTGCTGCAATAGAGGACTTCATGAAGCCAGACCGGGTGGTCATCGGCTCCGAGAGCCCCAAGGCGGCCGCGCTGATGCAGGAGATGTATGCACCCTTTGTGCGGACGGGAAAACCGATCCTGGTGATGGACATCAGGAGCGCCGAAATGACCAAGTATGTTTCCAATGCAATGCTCGCCACCAAGATATCCTTCATCAACGAGATGGCAGTCATTTGCGCGGGGCTGGGCGCCGATATTGACAGTGTGCGCAAAGGCATGGGCTATGACCGCCGGATCGGCTTCGAATTCCTCTTCCCGGGTGTCGGTTACGGCGGTTCCTGTTTCCCGAAGGACGTGAAGGCGCTGGTCCAGACCGCGAAGGAATACGGAGTTGACGCGAAGGTGCTCAAGGCGGTAGAGGCTGTCAACGAAAGCCAGAAAAGCCTTCTCTCGTCACTGATCCGGCGGCACTTCGCATCGAGCGCTCCGAAACGGAAGGTCGCGAAGAAACCGCTCGCCGGGCTTACGATAGCGGTCTGGGGACTGTCGTTCAAGCCGCGAACCGACGACATGCGGGAAGCCCCGTCCGTTGTCGTTATCAACAGCCTGCTGAAAGCTGGAGCCGTGGTCAAGGCGCACGACCCCATTGCAGGGCATGAGGCGGGGAAAATATTCAAGAAGAGGATCGTCATCCTGAGCGACGGCTACGAGGCGCTCCGTGACGCCGACGCACTGGCGGTCGTGACAGAATGGAACGAGTTCCGGACCCCGGATTTCAAGAAGATGAAGAGGCTCATGAAAAAGCCGGTGATCTTCGATGGCAGGAACATTTACAACCAGGATGAACTTCGCAAGATGGGGTTCACGTACTACGGGATCGGGAGGAAATGA
- the pgsA gene encoding CDP-diacylglycerol--glycerol-3-phosphate 3-phosphatidyltransferase, protein MKLFNVPNLLSLSRILSVPVFIILMLEPSPVRALVAGIVFSLAAATDWLDGYLARKWGQVTRIGKLLDPIADKILIMSALVILVELRSDVVRAWIAIVIIGREFAVTGLRAMAASEGMIIPSETVGKYKVGAQIAAVLLLLLDYYLDKGWMTDLGRVALWVAMILALYSAVRYFMAYWSKLNR, encoded by the coding sequence TTGAAATTGTTCAACGTACCGAATCTACTGTCCCTGAGCAGGATTCTGTCGGTGCCGGTCTTCATCATCCTCATGTTGGAGCCGAGCCCGGTACGGGCCCTCGTGGCGGGCATCGTATTTTCCCTTGCTGCCGCGACGGACTGGCTGGACGGGTATCTGGCACGGAAATGGGGGCAGGTGACCAGGATCGGGAAACTGCTCGACCCGATCGCGGACAAGATATTAATCATGTCGGCTCTCGTCATCCTCGTGGAACTCCGCTCCGATGTCGTTCGCGCCTGGATTGCGATCGTGATCATTGGCAGGGAGTTCGCCGTAACCGGTCTTCGCGCCATGGCTGCGAGCGAGGGGATGATAATCCCCTCGGAAACGGTCGGAAAATACAAGGTAGGAGCCCAGATCGCAGCCGTCCTGCTGCTCCTTCTGGATTATTACCTGGATAAGGGATGGATGACGGACTTGGGGAGAGTTGCTCTCTGGGTTGCAATGATTCTGGCTTTGTACTCGGCGGTCCGCTATTTCATGGCCTACTGGAGCAAATTGAACCGCTGA
- the rfbB gene encoding dTDP-glucose 4,6-dehydratase, with product MNRKSVPGPAGLIPSASSILVTGGAGFIGSNFIRFVLGNSAFSGRIVNYDKLTYAGNLMSLAEIEREFGGRSYFFERGDICDFGRVKEVITRYGISVIVHFAAESHVDRSIFGPKDFVETNINGTFTLLEAVRELWAGRGDVRFHHISTDEVYGSLGDRGSFFETTPYDPRSPYSASKAASDHLVKAYYHTYGLPATISNCSNNYGPYHFPEKLIPLTILNAVEGKPLPVYGDGKNVRDWLYVEDHCSGIWTVLEKGMPGETYNIGGECEKENIEVVRKICDILETLRPARDNDLIRNRKHPVTAYRDLITFVNDRPGHDRRYAINCDKIKSGLGWKQNHDFDHGLQSTVAWFLENTAWVDSVRSGAYQTWIEKNYSTR from the coding sequence ATGAACAGGAAAAGCGTTCCCGGCCCTGCCGGGCTTATACCGTCCGCGTCCAGCATTCTCGTCACCGGCGGAGCGGGATTCATCGGCTCGAACTTCATTCGCTTTGTCCTCGGGAACAGCGCGTTCAGCGGCAGGATCGTCAATTATGACAAGCTGACCTATGCCGGGAACCTGATGAGCCTTGCGGAGATTGAGCGTGAATTCGGGGGCAGAAGCTATTTCTTCGAGCGCGGTGACATCTGCGACTTCGGGAGGGTGAAAGAGGTCATCACGCGATACGGGATCAGCGTGATCGTCCACTTTGCCGCTGAAAGCCATGTTGACCGGTCCATCTTCGGGCCGAAGGACTTCGTGGAAACGAATATCAACGGCACGTTCACGCTGCTCGAAGCCGTCCGGGAGCTCTGGGCGGGGAGGGGGGATGTCCGTTTCCACCACATCAGCACCGACGAAGTCTACGGTTCTCTCGGTGATAGGGGATCTTTTTTCGAGACAACGCCCTATGACCCGCGCAGTCCCTACTCGGCTTCCAAGGCGGCATCGGACCACCTGGTCAAGGCCTACTATCATACCTACGGCCTGCCGGCGACCATATCGAACTGCTCGAACAATTACGGACCCTATCACTTCCCGGAGAAACTGATTCCGCTCACGATACTGAACGCGGTCGAGGGAAAACCGCTTCCGGTGTACGGTGACGGGAAGAATGTCCGTGACTGGCTCTATGTTGAAGACCACTGCAGCGGGATATGGACGGTCTTGGAGAAGGGGATGCCGGGCGAGACCTATAACATCGGCGGCGAGTGCGAAAAAGAAAATATCGAAGTCGTCCGGAAAATATGCGACATCCTGGAGACGCTCAGGCCGGCCAGGGACAATGATTTGATCAGGAACCGGAAACACCCTGTTACTGCGTATCGCGATTTGATCACCTTTGTGAACGACCGCCCCGGCCATGACCGCCGGTATGCCATTAATTGCGATAAGATAAAGTCCGGACTCGGCTGGAAACAGAACCACGATTTTGATCACGGCCTGCAGAGCACCGTTGCCTGGTTCCTGGAGAACACTGCCTGGGTGGACAGTGTCAGGAGCGGTGCATACCAGACTTGGATAGAAAAAAACTACTCAACCAGATGA
- a CDS encoding HAD-IIIA family hydrolase, with product MQITDQRLKIKAKKIKLLLLDVDGVMTDGRIILDNQGNETKAFHVRDGHGIKLLQNEGVLVGIITGRKSEVVNIRARELGIMDVHQGIKDKLTAYDAVVAKHGLSDEEVAYIGDDEVDVAIFKRVGLAAAVADADPSVRPHVQLVTRAHGGRGAVREVINFILKSRGVVPRR from the coding sequence ATGCAGATAACCGACCAGCGCCTCAAAATAAAGGCGAAAAAAATAAAGCTGCTCCTCCTCGATGTGGACGGTGTAATGACCGACGGCAGGATCATTCTGGACAACCAGGGCAACGAGACCAAGGCGTTCCATGTGCGGGACGGCCACGGAATCAAACTGCTGCAGAATGAGGGCGTCCTCGTCGGGATCATCACCGGCAGAAAATCGGAAGTGGTCAATATCAGGGCACGGGAACTGGGCATCATGGACGTCCACCAGGGCATCAAGGACAAACTGACGGCCTACGATGCCGTGGTAGCAAAGCACGGACTGAGCGACGAGGAGGTAGCCTATATTGGAGACGACGAGGTTGATGTAGCAATCTTCAAGCGGGTTGGGCTCGCCGCTGCCGTTGCCGATGCCGACCCGTCGGTCCGGCCCCATGTCCAGCTTGTGACGCGCGCTCATGGCGGCAGGGGGGCCGTGCGCGAGGTCATCAATTTCATTCTGAAAAGCCGGGGCGTTGTGCCGCGGCGATGA
- the kdsA gene encoding 3-deoxy-8-phosphooctulonate synthase — MTRTVTVRRISIGGKGPFVLIAGPCVIESEESTREAAIRLKRMTGELGIPFIFKSSFDKANRSSVKSYRGPGMQEGLAILGRVAKELDVPVLSDIHRFEEIAPAADVLDVIQIPAFLCRQTDFVMEAARTGRVINIKKGQFLAPWDIGNAAEKAASTGNDKIIITERGVSFGYNNLVADMRSIPIIRDMGYPVVFDATHSVQLPGAGGSASSGDRKFVPHLARAAAAVGVDALFMEVHACPDKALCDGPNMLGLDDLPALLLQVQQIDRIVK; from the coding sequence GTGACCCGGACCGTGACCGTCAGGCGCATATCTATTGGCGGCAAGGGGCCCTTTGTGCTGATCGCCGGACCCTGCGTCATCGAGTCGGAGGAGTCCACCCGGGAAGCGGCGATACGGCTGAAACGGATGACCGGGGAACTCGGCATTCCGTTCATCTTCAAGTCATCCTTCGACAAGGCGAACCGCAGTTCGGTCAAATCCTACCGGGGCCCCGGGATGCAGGAGGGGCTGGCAATTCTCGGACGGGTGGCGAAGGAACTTGATGTTCCCGTGCTGTCCGATATCCACCGGTTCGAAGAGATCGCTCCGGCGGCCGATGTGCTGGATGTGATTCAGATCCCCGCTTTTCTCTGCAGACAGACCGATTTCGTGATGGAGGCGGCACGGACGGGCAGGGTCATCAACATCAAAAAGGGACAGTTTCTGGCGCCCTGGGACATCGGGAATGCAGCTGAGAAGGCGGCGTCCACCGGCAACGACAAGATCATCATCACGGAGCGGGGAGTCTCCTTCGGCTATAACAATCTGGTTGCGGATATGAGATCCATTCCGATCATCCGGGACATGGGCTATCCCGTGGTTTTCGATGCCACCCATTCCGTGCAGCTGCCGGGGGCAGGGGGGTCGGCATCATCGGGCGACCGCAAGTTCGTACCCCATCTGGCACGGGCTGCCGCTGCAGTAGGCGTCGATGCCCTGTTCATGGAAGTGCACGCCTGCCCCGACAAGGCCCTCTGCGACGGGCCGAACATGCTGGGCCTCGATGATCTCCCCGCGCTGCTGCTGCAGGTTCAGCAGATCGACAGGATCGTGAAATGA
- a CDS encoding KpsF/GutQ family sugar-phosphate isomerase, which yields MMKEQAKRVLRIEAEAIGALIDRIDERFEQAVNLILSCEGRVVVSGMGKSGLIGKKIAATLASTGTPALFLHPAEGIHGDLGMVMRGDTVIALSNSGETDEMTRMLPSLKRLGIRIIAFTGNSESTLAKNSDVVIDVGVKEEACPLGLAPTASTTATLAMGDALAVALLEQRGFKEEDFACFHPGGTLGKKLLLRVRDLMHTGDDIPVVSEETLIKDAIYEISSKKMGVTAVVDSGGSLVGVITDGDLRRWMEKTERSGDNLLSKRAKEIMTRNPKVASKDALAAEAVALMERNSITCLIVSDKSAKPEGVIHLHDLLKAGIA from the coding sequence ATGATGAAAGAACAGGCAAAAAGGGTCCTCAGGATCGAAGCGGAAGCGATCGGGGCGCTCATCGACCGGATCGATGAACGGTTCGAACAGGCGGTCAATCTGATCCTGAGCTGTGAGGGTCGTGTGGTCGTGTCCGGAATGGGAAAGTCCGGACTGATCGGGAAAAAGATCGCGGCAACCCTGGCCTCGACCGGCACTCCCGCACTGTTCCTGCACCCGGCCGAAGGTATTCACGGTGATCTCGGCATGGTCATGCGGGGAGACACGGTGATAGCCCTGTCCAACAGCGGCGAAACCGACGAAATGACCAGGATGCTGCCGTCGCTAAAGCGGCTGGGTATCAGGATCATCGCGTTCACCGGAAACAGCGAATCAACGCTGGCGAAGAACAGCGACGTCGTGATCGACGTCGGTGTCAAAGAGGAAGCATGTCCTCTGGGGCTCGCCCCAACGGCGAGCACGACCGCCACGCTTGCCATGGGAGACGCTCTGGCCGTAGCCCTGCTCGAACAGCGGGGCTTCAAGGAAGAGGATTTTGCCTGCTTTCATCCGGGGGGAACGCTCGGGAAAAAGCTGCTATTGCGCGTCCGGGACCTGATGCATACGGGAGACGACATACCGGTCGTGTCCGAGGAAACGCTGATCAAGGACGCGATCTACGAGATCTCATCGAAAAAAATGGGAGTCACCGCTGTCGTGGACTCCGGCGGGAGCCTGGTCGGTGTCATCACCGACGGCGACCTCCGGCGCTGGATGGAAAAAACGGAGCGGAGCGGGGATAATCTTCTGTCCAAACGGGCAAAGGAAATCATGACGCGGAACCCGAAGGTCGCCAGCAAGGACGCACTCGCGGCAGAGGCCGTTGCGCTGATGGAAAGGAACTCCATCACCTGCCTGATCGTGTCCGACAAGAGCGCAAAACCAGAAGGCGTGATACATCTCCATGACCTGCTTAAAGCCGGCATCGCGTGA
- a CDS encoding lysophospholipid acyltransferase family protein has translation MITRTVAFRKKLDRIFLTWSLRFLRCLAAATPYRMGIWCGASLGLAAYYLLPRERSRTYLHLSFVYGDDNPARVRRIARACFVHLGRSLFEVLLVNPRRLRRMVTIQGGESLRSALSAGKGVVVVTGHMGNWELLAHAVADQYPVSVVAAPLEPPEVNNMIVRLRGDMGVKTILRGRPGASRELIRVFKENRILGILIDQDTDVESAFVDFMGKPARTPTAAASMAIKFGAPVLFGYIHRGRDGRHTIRFDGPLELVRTGDDEKDIVSNTAMLTKRIEDCIRENPEQWVWMHRRWRRQP, from the coding sequence ATGATCACAAGGACAGTCGCCTTCAGGAAGAAACTGGACCGCATCTTCCTCACATGGTCGTTGCGATTCCTCCGTTGTCTGGCGGCCGCGACGCCCTACCGGATGGGGATTTGGTGCGGTGCCAGCCTCGGCCTTGCAGCCTATTACCTTCTGCCCCGCGAACGATCGCGGACGTACCTGCATCTCTCGTTCGTATACGGGGATGATAACCCGGCCAGGGTGCGGCGCATCGCCCGGGCTTGCTTTGTGCACCTCGGCCGGTCCCTCTTTGAAGTGCTGCTGGTGAATCCTCGCCGCCTCCGCAGGATGGTCACCATTCAGGGAGGGGAAAGCCTGCGGAGCGCGCTCAGCGCAGGAAAAGGGGTCGTCGTCGTTACGGGCCACATGGGCAACTGGGAGCTGCTGGCACATGCCGTGGCTGACCAGTATCCGGTTAGTGTGGTGGCGGCGCCCCTGGAACCGCCGGAGGTCAACAACATGATCGTCCGCCTGCGCGGCGACATGGGGGTCAAGACGATCCTTCGCGGGAGACCAGGGGCGTCCAGAGAATTGATCCGAGTATTCAAGGAGAATCGCATTCTCGGCATCCTGATAGACCAGGATACGGATGTAGAGAGCGCCTTCGTGGATTTCATGGGCAAACCGGCCCGGACGCCGACCGCAGCAGCCTCCATGGCCATCAAATTCGGCGCTCCGGTCCTGTTCGGTTATATACATCGCGGGCGGGACGGCCGTCACACCATCCGATTCGATGGTCCGCTCGAACTGGTAAGGACCGGTGACGATGAGAAGGACATTGTGAGTAATACGGCCATGCTGACGAAAAGGATCGAGGATTGTATCAGAGAGAATCCGGAGCAGTGGGTGTGGATGCACCGCAGGTGGAGGAGACAGCCTTGA